In one window of Pseudomonas chlororaphis subsp. chlororaphis DNA:
- the hemW gene encoding radical SAM family heme chaperone HemW: protein MTIDSSAPPLILGGAQTPRAALPQLPPLALYIHIPWCVRKCPYCDFNSHAASPVLPEEEYVDALLADLDQDLSAVYGRELSSIFFGGGTPSLFSAQALGRLLKGVEQRIPFARDIEITLEANPGTFEQEKFTAYRALGINRLSIGIQSFQEDKLKALGRIHNGDEAVRAAGMARQAGFDNFNLDLMHGLPDQSLDDALGDLRQAIAMKPTHLSWYQLTLEPNTVFWNQPPTLPEDDTLWDIQEAGQALLAEHGYVQYEVSAYAQPGRAARHNLNYWSFGDFIGIGAGAHGKLSHPDGRIVRTWKTRLPKDYLNPTKNFKAGEKDLSNEELPFEFLMNALRLTEGVEARLYPERTGLPLESLAEGRRDAEQSGLLQVEPSRLAATPRGQLFLNDLLQKFLS from the coding sequence ATGACCATTGATTCGTCCGCGCCACCGCTGATTCTCGGCGGTGCGCAAACGCCCCGGGCGGCCCTGCCCCAGCTGCCGCCCCTGGCGCTGTACATCCACATCCCGTGGTGTGTACGCAAATGCCCTTACTGCGACTTCAACTCCCACGCCGCCAGCCCGGTGCTGCCGGAAGAAGAGTACGTCGACGCCCTGCTGGCCGACCTCGACCAGGACCTGTCCGCCGTCTACGGCCGCGAGCTGAGTTCGATCTTCTTCGGCGGCGGTACGCCGAGCCTGTTCAGCGCCCAGGCCCTGGGCCGGTTGCTCAAAGGCGTGGAGCAACGCATCCCGTTCGCCCGCGACATCGAGATCACCCTGGAAGCCAACCCCGGGACCTTCGAACAGGAGAAGTTCACCGCCTATCGCGCCCTGGGCATCAATCGCCTGTCGATCGGCATCCAGAGCTTCCAGGAAGACAAGCTCAAGGCCCTGGGCCGCATCCACAATGGCGACGAAGCCGTGCGCGCCGCCGGCATGGCGCGCCAGGCCGGGTTCGACAACTTCAACCTGGACCTGATGCACGGCCTGCCCGACCAGTCCCTGGACGACGCCCTGGGCGACCTGCGCCAGGCCATCGCCATGAAGCCGACCCACCTGTCCTGGTACCAGCTGACCCTGGAACCCAATACGGTGTTCTGGAACCAGCCGCCGACGCTGCCGGAAGACGACACCCTGTGGGACATCCAGGAAGCCGGCCAGGCGCTTTTGGCCGAGCATGGCTACGTCCAGTACGAAGTCTCGGCCTATGCCCAGCCCGGCCGGGCAGCCCGGCACAACCTCAATTACTGGAGCTTCGGCGACTTCATTGGCATCGGCGCCGGGGCACACGGCAAGCTCAGCCATCCGGACGGGCGCATCGTGCGCACCTGGAAGACCCGCCTGCCCAAGGACTACCTCAACCCGACGAAAAACTTCAAGGCCGGCGAGAAGGACCTGAGCAACGAAGAGCTGCCGTTCGAGTTTCTGATGAACGCCCTGCGCCTGACCGAAGGCGTCGAGGCGCGGCTGTATCCGGAGCGTACCGGGCTGCCCCTGGAAAGCCTCGCCGAAGGTCGCCGCGACGCCGAACAAAGCGGCCTGTTGCAGGTCGAACCGTCACGCCTGGCCGCCACCCCGCGCGGCCAGCTGTTCCTCAATGACTTGCTGCAGAAATTTCTGAGCTGA
- a CDS encoding DUF3392 domain-containing protein: MDLILDLLATVSRWSRSNLSEISLALVGCLLVLFGADIKGWVEARLGGLAGALRVPMMALLCMIGSGAALIYATPWIVRGLSQFNNYSLAPVLLVVLILIGVVADRR; the protein is encoded by the coding sequence ATGGATTTGATACTCGACCTGCTCGCTACCGTGTCCCGCTGGAGTCGCAGCAACCTTTCAGAAATCTCCCTGGCCCTCGTCGGCTGCCTGTTGGTGCTGTTCGGCGCCGATATCAAGGGCTGGGTCGAAGCACGCCTGGGCGGCCTCGCCGGCGCCCTGCGCGTACCGATGATGGCGCTGCTGTGCATGATCGGCAGCGGTGCCGCACTGATCTACGCCACGCCGTGGATCGTCCGCGGCCTGAGCCAGTTCAACAACTACAGCCTGGCGCCGGTGCTGTTGGTTGTCCTGATACTCATTGGGGTCGTCGCCGATCGTCGCTGA